AACTTATATGGAACTTTTACAGACTGCTCAAAACAAAGCTCAACATAATTATGTTAAAAGTTTTATTACTTCTTTCGATTTTATTATTCTTCCTCTTAATGAAAATATCGGACACAGGGCTTCGATTTATGTTGAAGAATACACCATGTCTAACGGTTTACGATCAGGAGATGCTATTATTGCTGCGACTGCTGTTGAAAATAATTTAACTCTTGTAA
The Candidatus Cloacimonadota bacterium genome window above contains:
- a CDS encoding type II toxin-antitoxin system VapC family toxin, translating into MLFDTDIFIWIQRGNEKSAKIIDQAENRFLSIQTYMELLQTAQNKAQHNYVKSFITSFDFIILPLNENIGHRASIYVEEYTMSNGLRSGDAIIAATAVENNLTLVTSNLKHFKAIKDLNLKIFKP